In Polyangiaceae bacterium, the following proteins share a genomic window:
- the rpsU gene encoding 30S ribosomal protein S21, with amino-acid sequence MARDLGPPRRKVKHKRRKYLATAAALCQNPCPVSNPSEAIQCKALEVQVGDKGIERAIKHLKRKMAAEGILRELKRRRHYMKPSVKRRKKMSEAARRRRKRQRTDQPI; translated from the coding sequence ATGGCCCGCGATCTGGGGCCGCCGCGTCGGAAAGTAAAGCACAAGCGCCGAAAATACCTTGCCACGGCCGCCGCGCTCTGTCAGAACCCGTGCCCCGTGTCGAATCCCAGCGAAGCAATTCAGTGCAAGGCCCTCGAGGTCCAGGTCGGTGACAAAGGCATCGAGCGAGCCATCAAGCATCTCAAGCGCAAGATGGCTGCAGAAGGCATCCTGCGTGAGCTCAAGCGTCGCCGGCATTACATGAAACCCTCGGTCAAGCGCCGCAAGAAGATGAGCGAGGCGGCTCGCCGTCGCCGCAAGCGCCAGCGCACCGACCAGCCGATCTGA
- a CDS encoding DUF971 domain-containing protein gives MEIDWSDGRKFKYPHRILRGYCPCAGCQGHGGTVSFQEPPNLELREIAKVGNYALGLTWGDGHASGIYSFRLLRRLGDLIDLHGEEGLEALGKLPE, from the coding sequence ATGGAGATCGACTGGAGTGATGGGCGTAAATTCAAGTATCCACACAGGATTTTGCGCGGATACTGCCCTTGTGCGGGCTGCCAAGGCCACGGGGGCACCGTCTCTTTCCAGGAGCCCCCCAACCTGGAGCTGCGGGAAATCGCGAAGGTGGGCAACTACGCCCTGGGGCTCACCTGGGGGGACGGCCACGCCAGCGGCATCTACAGCTTTCGGCTCCTGCGCCGACTGGGAGACCTCATCGATCTGCACGGCGAGGAGGGCTTGGAGGCCTTGGGCAAGCTGCCCGAATAG
- a CDS encoding glycosyltransferase family 4 protein, with protein MKVAIVTTSFPRSAGDPAGHFVAAEARQLAAQDHDVVVFAPGRGAPRHQGVRVSWIPSGDAFGFPGAIARLRERPARAIDALRFVRECRRRLLREGADRVIAHFLLPCGWPIARGLGVPTEVVGHGTDVRLLMALPTPLARRIIRELADGGATFRFVSDAQRRAIARFVPALQRARVQAPLLDLGDVPHRRRARSQLELPTEARLAVVVGRLVKSKRVNVALDALALVPEVSVAVIGDGPERAQLEAAHPEARFLGQLERQHCLTWIAAADLLVSASRHEGAPTVIREARALSVPVVSPPVADVRAWAESDPGLHVLSR; from the coding sequence TTGAAGGTCGCCATCGTCACCACCTCGTTCCCGCGCTCCGCGGGAGATCCGGCGGGACATTTTGTCGCTGCCGAGGCCCGACAACTGGCCGCCCAAGACCACGACGTCGTGGTGTTCGCCCCGGGACGAGGGGCGCCCCGCCACCAAGGCGTGCGCGTGAGCTGGATCCCGAGCGGAGACGCCTTTGGCTTCCCGGGCGCCATTGCACGCTTGCGCGAGCGACCTGCTCGCGCCATCGACGCGCTGCGCTTCGTGCGCGAGTGTCGTCGACGGTTGCTGCGCGAGGGAGCCGATCGCGTGATCGCACACTTTCTTCTCCCCTGCGGTTGGCCGATTGCTCGAGGGCTCGGCGTGCCGACCGAAGTCGTGGGACACGGCACTGACGTGCGCCTGTTGATGGCGCTGCCCACACCTTTGGCGCGCCGAATCATCCGCGAGCTCGCCGATGGCGGCGCCACCTTTCGCTTCGTGTCGGACGCTCAACGACGCGCCATCGCTCGCTTCGTGCCCGCGCTACAGAGGGCGCGCGTTCAGGCACCGTTGCTCGACCTCGGGGACGTCCCCCATCGACGACGTGCCCGCTCGCAGCTCGAACTGCCAACCGAGGCTCGTCTCGCGGTCGTCGTCGGGCGATTGGTGAAGAGCAAGCGCGTGAATGTGGCTCTCGACGCTCTCGCCCTCGTGCCGGAGGTCTCCGTCGCGGTCATCGGCGACGGCCCTGAACGCGCACAGCTCGAGGCGGCTCACCCCGAGGCTCGATTCCTTGGCCAGCTCGAACGGCAGCACTGCCTCACCTGGATCGCGGCGGCGGATCTGCTGGTCTCAGCGTCTCGCCACGAGGGCGCCCCAACGGTGATTCGCGAAGCCCGGGCGCTCTCGGTGCCAGTGGTCAGCCCTCCCGTCGCCGACGTCCGGGCCTGGGCCGAAAGTGACCCGGGGCTCCACGTGCTGTCACGCTGA
- the moaB gene encoding molybdenum cofactor biosynthesis protein B, whose translation MAQEFQPLDVAVLTISDTRTLETDSSGGHAAEALSQAGHRLRERQIITDDLQLIRETLRRCISDPGIDVVVATGGTGITARDVTPDALEPLITKAIPGFGELFRSLSYAEIGAATIQSRAMAGLCGTTLVFALPGSTGAVRLAMEKIIIPQLDSRTRPCNFVDLLPRVGSSA comes from the coding sequence ATGGCGCAGGAATTCCAGCCTCTCGACGTGGCGGTGCTCACCATCAGCGATACCCGCACTTTGGAGACCGATAGCAGCGGCGGACACGCCGCCGAGGCATTGTCCCAGGCCGGTCACCGCCTGCGCGAGCGTCAGATCATCACCGACGACCTGCAGCTCATTCGTGAGACGCTGCGTCGCTGCATCAGTGACCCTGGCATCGACGTCGTGGTTGCCACCGGCGGCACGGGTATCACCGCGCGCGATGTGACGCCCGACGCTTTGGAGCCGTTGATCACGAAGGCCATTCCCGGCTTTGGGGAGCTGTTTCGTAGCCTGTCCTACGCCGAAATCGGTGCAGCTACGATACAGAGCCGCGCCATGGCAGGCCTGTGCGGGACGACGCTGGTGTTCGCCTTGCCCGGCTCGACGGGCGCCGTGCGCTTGGCGATGGAGAAGATCATCATCCCCCAGCTCGACAGTCGCACACGCCCCTGCAACTTCGTGGATCTGTTGCCGAGGGTCGGCTCGTCAGCGTGA
- a CDS encoding DUF4013 domain-containing protein — MQSPWPPTDPAAAAADPGYGPDPSAGGISVLGAVRAVFADPEWKHNVLFALIFMVIPVVGPIALSGWMCEVMQRKARRQPNAIVYIEFSDFGEYIKRGLSVFLVQLVVTLPVLFITYGAMAATGFAVFAVMAATEEPAAGIGVGVGVGLTSLVLLMALGAVVNATQTRAELTENFSEALRLGEVMGYVKLTFWTVMWKNFAFMWVALGIILIGIIACYIGLYPAIAVIQLAAMHLRFQVYEAYLARGGPPIPVKPATLLPSEQRAQQLAYPY, encoded by the coding sequence ATGCAATCCCCGTGGCCTCCCACAGATCCCGCGGCTGCCGCCGCCGACCCCGGCTATGGGCCGGACCCGTCGGCAGGCGGAATCAGCGTGCTCGGCGCCGTGCGCGCCGTGTTCGCGGATCCCGAGTGGAAACACAATGTGCTCTTCGCGCTGATCTTCATGGTGATCCCCGTCGTCGGCCCCATCGCCCTCAGCGGCTGGATGTGCGAGGTGATGCAGCGCAAAGCACGGCGGCAACCCAATGCGATCGTCTACATCGAGTTCTCCGACTTCGGCGAGTACATCAAGCGCGGGCTGTCGGTGTTCTTGGTGCAGCTGGTGGTCACCCTGCCCGTGCTGTTCATCACCTACGGTGCCATGGCAGCTACGGGCTTCGCCGTATTCGCCGTGATGGCCGCGACCGAGGAACCCGCCGCGGGTATCGGTGTCGGCGTTGGTGTGGGCCTCACGTCACTCGTGCTGCTGATGGCGCTAGGCGCCGTCGTCAACGCGACGCAGACCCGCGCAGAGCTCACGGAGAACTTCAGCGAAGCGCTGCGCCTCGGCGAGGTGATGGGCTACGTCAAGCTCACCTTCTGGACCGTGATGTGGAAGAACTTCGCATTCATGTGGGTCGCCCTGGGCATCATCCTGATCGGCATCATCGCCTGTTACATCGGGCTCTACCCCGCCATCGCGGTGATTCAACTCGCCGCCATGCACCTACGCTTCCAGGTGTACGAAGCCTATTTGGCACGGGGCGGCCCGCCGATCCCCGTGAAGCCAGCGACGCTCCTACCCTCGGAACAACGCGCGCAACAGCTGGCCTACCCGTACTAG
- the ggt gene encoding gamma-glutamyltransferase, translating into MKRCAALLLLVACTPSASKDADGRTPTAVPTSAAPVVSASAVPPAASARSSVAPPPPVDTGPRVELRPGAGRSVQGRAGIVVSVEKHATRVGVAVLEAGGNAVDAAIAAAYALAVTHPSAGNIGGGGFALVRATSGELTAVDFRETAPKALDRERFRRLVEARGSGPLSVGVPGTVAGLELMRERFASLPRERLMAPAIELARKGHRIGHREGLTIGWSWKSLEKNSAARRIFGPQGKPLASGDSIRNVDLADTLKAVAQTGSKGFYEGPVARRLSRATQGALTEADLAAYRAVVRDPTLLAYRGLQLAIMPPPSAGGVSLALIVKEMISVKAWTHPRDSADFAHLFLESSRRAQSRRRFDVRDPDSVDPQQRGPTLTRWLDPAPLLTTAPIELDRATPSSRVHPLFEAALEEAEHTTHLSVVDASGMAVSLTTTLSSGFGSKIVAEGTGVVLNNSVASFGSMGDNTPVGGQRTTSSMAPTVVTQDDKLVAILGSPGGDTIPSTVAQVLFNLADGQMALEDAVDAPRLHHGFVPDEVRYEGRRPPPKPLLDDLGKRGHRFSKKRIPMGDANNVVLVDGTAYGYADPREGGLALAAKPAAP; encoded by the coding sequence ATGAAGCGCTGCGCGGCACTCTTGCTGCTCGTGGCGTGCACGCCATCCGCGTCCAAGGACGCCGATGGACGTACTCCCACGGCGGTCCCCACCTCGGCCGCCCCAGTGGTGTCGGCGTCCGCGGTTCCGCCCGCAGCGTCCGCCAGGAGCTCGGTCGCCCCGCCTCCGCCTGTAGATACTGGCCCGCGCGTCGAGCTGCGACCGGGCGCCGGGCGGTCCGTCCAGGGACGTGCGGGGATCGTGGTCAGCGTGGAGAAGCATGCGACTCGGGTCGGCGTGGCGGTACTCGAAGCGGGTGGCAACGCCGTGGACGCCGCGATTGCCGCCGCCTACGCCCTCGCCGTGACCCACCCCAGTGCCGGCAACATCGGAGGAGGCGGATTCGCCCTCGTTCGCGCGACCAGTGGCGAACTCACGGCCGTCGATTTTCGTGAAACCGCACCGAAGGCGCTGGATCGTGAGCGCTTCCGACGCTTGGTCGAAGCCAGAGGCAGCGGCCCCCTGTCCGTCGGGGTCCCCGGGACCGTCGCAGGACTGGAGCTCATGCGCGAGCGCTTTGCGTCGTTGCCCCGCGAGCGATTGATGGCGCCTGCCATCGAACTCGCGCGCAAGGGCCATCGCATCGGCCACCGCGAAGGGCTCACCATTGGCTGGAGTTGGAAGAGCCTGGAGAAGAACTCCGCCGCGCGCCGCATTTTTGGCCCGCAGGGCAAGCCTCTCGCCAGCGGCGATTCCATTCGCAACGTCGATCTAGCGGACACCCTGAAGGCAGTCGCGCAAACGGGCAGCAAGGGGTTCTACGAAGGCCCCGTCGCACGCCGACTGAGCCGCGCTACCCAGGGTGCGCTCACCGAGGCGGATCTGGCCGCCTATCGCGCAGTGGTTCGCGATCCGACCCTGCTCGCCTATCGCGGGTTGCAGCTTGCCATCATGCCACCGCCCTCCGCCGGCGGCGTGAGTCTGGCTCTGATCGTCAAAGAGATGATCAGTGTGAAGGCGTGGACCCATCCCCGCGACTCCGCCGACTTTGCTCATCTGTTCCTGGAAAGTTCACGGCGTGCGCAGAGCCGGCGACGCTTCGACGTGCGAGATCCGGACTCTGTCGATCCGCAGCAGCGGGGTCCCACCCTCACGCGCTGGCTCGATCCTGCCCCGCTGCTCACCACGGCACCCATCGAACTCGATCGGGCCACGCCATCGTCTCGGGTCCATCCGCTGTTCGAGGCGGCGCTGGAAGAAGCCGAACACACGACGCACCTCTCCGTGGTCGACGCCTCGGGCATGGCCGTGAGTCTGACGACGACGCTGTCGTCGGGTTTTGGCTCCAAGATCGTCGCGGAAGGCACCGGCGTCGTGCTCAACAACTCCGTCGCGTCCTTTGGCAGCATGGGAGACAACACGCCGGTGGGCGGTCAGCGCACGACGAGCAGCATGGCGCCAACGGTGGTCACCCAGGACGACAAGCTCGTCGCGATCCTGGGTTCACCCGGGGGCGACACCATTCCCAGCACGGTCGCCCAGGTGTTGTTCAACTTGGCAGACGGGCAGATGGCGCTGGAAGACGCGGTGGACGCGCCGCGGCTACATCATGGCTTCGTCCCCGACGAGGTGCGCTACGAAGGACGCCGCCCACCGCCCAAGCCGCTCTTGGACGACCTGGGCAAGCGCGGCCATCGTTTCAGCAAGAAACGAATCCCGATGGGCGACGCGAACAACGTCGTTCTAGTGGACGGCACTGCCTACGGCTACGCCGACCCTCGCGAGGGCGGCCTGGCCCTCGCCGCCAAACCGGCTGCACCGTGA
- a CDS encoding polyphosphate kinase 2 family protein — translation MRFESPDSPYRVPFDGSFRLDAAPTRAPKPQRDKDTSKKALKKSIEKLTELQRRLYAHDRFALLLVFQAMDAAGKDGTIRAVMSGVDPTGCQVFSFKAPSAEERDHDFMWRVYRALPERGRIGIFNRSHYEEVLVVRVHPQFLDGQQLPEPVEPEQLWPARYEAIRAFEKHWHQSGTIVLKFWLNVSRDEQRSRFLDRIDEPEANWKFSARDVEESKHWDEYMAAYEKALNETSRPWAPWYAVPADDKPFMRATVADIIVRTLENLELEYPSVSDDDRKALLACRKELREHD, via the coding sequence ATGCGATTCGAATCTCCGGACAGCCCTTATCGCGTGCCCTTCGACGGCAGCTTCCGACTCGATGCGGCGCCCACGCGCGCCCCGAAGCCGCAGCGAGACAAGGATACCAGCAAGAAGGCGCTCAAGAAGAGCATCGAGAAGCTGACCGAGCTCCAGCGCCGCTTGTACGCCCACGACCGTTTTGCGCTGCTGCTGGTGTTCCAGGCCATGGACGCAGCCGGCAAGGACGGCACCATTCGCGCCGTGATGAGCGGCGTGGACCCGACGGGCTGTCAGGTCTTCAGCTTCAAGGCGCCCAGCGCCGAGGAGCGCGATCACGACTTCATGTGGCGAGTTTATCGTGCTTTGCCCGAGCGCGGCCGCATCGGCATCTTCAACCGCAGCCACTACGAAGAGGTGCTCGTCGTCCGCGTGCATCCGCAGTTCCTGGATGGGCAGCAACTTCCGGAGCCCGTGGAGCCCGAGCAGCTGTGGCCAGCACGTTACGAGGCGATTCGTGCCTTCGAGAAGCACTGGCACCAGTCAGGCACCATCGTGCTCAAGTTTTGGCTGAACGTGTCGCGAGACGAGCAGCGCAGTCGCTTCTTGGATCGCATCGACGAACCCGAAGCGAACTGGAAGTTCTCCGCGCGTGATGTGGAGGAGAGCAAACACTGGGACGAGTACATGGCCGCCTACGAGAAGGCGCTGAACGAGACTTCGCGCCCCTGGGCGCCGTGGTACGCGGTGCCCGCGGACGACAAGCCCTTCATGCGGGCCACCGTCGCGGACATCATCGTACGTACCCTGGAGAACCTGGAGCTGGAGTATCCCAGCGTGAGCGACGACGATCGCAAGGCGCTCTTGGCGTGCCGCAAAGAACTACGCGAGCACGACTGA
- a CDS encoding ATP-binding protein produces the protein MNDAHEEFPADALNWDPRFLLEHLHDAVVLFDAETEEILATNARACELYGVTRDELVGACLRDFSTDVERGLQAIRRTLDEGSCSAYETVHRRQDGRLLHLEANAVALEYRGRNVVLSVARDVGERKRLEAELMQAQKLEAVGLLAAGVAHDFSNVLTGVLGAASMLARELGPEHPLLGLVEEIKGGAERGAALTQRLMSFGRRQALELEVLDLCALVNQLTTWLGRIVEESVQLRIVPCPDDALVFADRSQLEQILLNLVVNARDAMPRGGEIEVSVRLLQAAPAPSLHAGKYVELSVADNGHGMNQQTLERVFTPFFTTKEPGRGTGLGLTTVGTIARQCGGHVALESELERGTTVRVWLPAATKALRRIGESSPPRSQAVKDAKILVVEDEATARRTAVRILKKAGYDVIAAANADEARGLLRKLPVDLMVTDVMMPGDSGPDLARDMTRAYPNLRVAFMSGYVPEHGMGIEGRPFLQKPFTPEQLEQLVATALSRTA, from the coding sequence ATGAACGACGCGCACGAAGAATTCCCCGCAGACGCGTTGAACTGGGACCCCCGGTTCCTGTTGGAACACTTGCACGATGCCGTCGTGCTGTTCGACGCCGAGACCGAGGAGATCCTCGCGACCAATGCCCGTGCTTGCGAACTATACGGTGTCACCCGCGACGAGCTCGTGGGCGCTTGCTTGCGCGACTTTTCGACGGACGTCGAACGCGGCCTACAAGCGATTCGCCGGACCCTGGACGAGGGCAGCTGCAGCGCCTACGAGACCGTGCATCGTCGCCAGGATGGTCGCTTGCTGCACCTGGAGGCCAACGCCGTGGCGCTCGAGTATCGCGGCCGCAACGTCGTGCTCAGCGTTGCTCGCGACGTCGGCGAGCGCAAACGCCTCGAAGCCGAACTGATGCAGGCGCAGAAGCTGGAAGCCGTGGGACTGCTGGCGGCGGGGGTCGCCCATGATTTTTCGAACGTCCTGACGGGCGTGCTCGGCGCGGCCAGCATGCTGGCCCGAGAATTGGGTCCCGAGCATCCCCTGCTGGGATTGGTGGAGGAAATCAAGGGCGGTGCGGAACGTGGCGCCGCTTTGACGCAACGCCTGATGTCTTTTGGTCGGCGCCAGGCTCTGGAGCTGGAAGTGCTGGATCTGTGCGCCTTGGTGAACCAGCTCACGACCTGGCTTGGGCGCATCGTCGAAGAATCCGTTCAGCTTCGCATCGTTCCCTGCCCCGACGACGCTCTAGTCTTCGCCGACCGCTCCCAGCTCGAACAGATCTTGCTCAATCTGGTGGTGAACGCGCGTGACGCCATGCCGCGCGGAGGCGAAATCGAGGTATCGGTTCGCCTGCTTCAAGCGGCGCCTGCGCCTAGCCTGCACGCAGGCAAGTACGTAGAGCTGAGCGTCGCCGACAACGGGCATGGGATGAACCAACAAACTCTGGAGCGCGTGTTCACCCCCTTCTTCACGACGAAGGAGCCCGGGCGCGGCACGGGACTCGGACTGACCACCGTTGGCACGATCGCGCGACAGTGTGGCGGGCACGTGGCCCTCGAATCGGAGCTGGAGCGTGGCACCACGGTGCGCGTGTGGCTTCCAGCGGCGACGAAAGCGTTGCGTCGCATCGGCGAAAGTTCCCCGCCGCGATCCCAGGCCGTGAAGGACGCAAAGATCTTGGTCGTCGAGGACGAGGCCACGGCGCGCCGCACCGCGGTTCGCATTCTGAAGAAAGCCGGCTACGACGTGATCGCTGCGGCTAACGCCGACGAGGCCCGCGGACTGCTGCGCAAACTGCCCGTCGACTTGATGGTCACCGACGTGATGATGCCCGGGGACAGTGGACCGGATCTGGCGCGCGACATGACTCGGGCCTACCCGAACCTCCGCGTGGCGTTCATGTCCGGCTACGTGCCCGAGCACGGCATGGGCATCGAAGGCCGGCCGTTTCTGCAAAAGCCCTTCACGCCAGAGCAATTGGAGCAGCTCGTGGCGACCGCCCTGTCACGCACAGCGTGA
- the ftsZ gene encoding cell division protein FtsZ produces the protein MSFSIEFADESQQYQARIKVIGVGGSGGNAVNTMIHFGLEGVEFITVNTDAQALNGNLAPVKIPIGQNLTRGLGAGADPERGRKAALEDVQRIKEAISGADMVFVTAGMGGGTGTGAAPVIAQLAREEGALTVGVVTKPFTFEGKKRRKQADLGLSQLNEQVDTLITIPNEKLLSLADDDLTFVEAFRKADEVLFQAVKGISDLITLDGIVNVDFADVRTVMSCMGRALMGTGCAKGEGRARLAAEHAITSPLLDNISVEGATGVLINVVGGAELKMKEIQEAATLIQEQAHEDANIIFGASIDDTMGDAIKVTVIATGFDQAEPSIHVEMPEEAPRTVNRFDRRDALREGFSSSAPPSRAAVSSRSEPSVAFAPSRRSAAVAASLQAPSTGLPVRERITFPSSLDHDDWDTPAFQRRGGG, from the coding sequence ATGAGCTTCTCGATCGAATTTGCGGACGAGTCGCAGCAATACCAAGCCAGAATCAAGGTGATTGGTGTTGGCGGCTCTGGCGGGAACGCCGTGAACACGATGATCCACTTTGGCCTCGAGGGGGTCGAGTTCATCACGGTGAACACGGACGCTCAGGCGCTGAATGGGAACCTAGCTCCGGTGAAGATCCCCATCGGACAGAACCTGACCCGAGGGCTGGGCGCTGGCGCGGATCCCGAGCGGGGTCGCAAGGCCGCGCTCGAAGACGTGCAGCGCATCAAGGAAGCGATCAGCGGCGCCGACATGGTGTTCGTGACCGCCGGCATGGGTGGCGGCACGGGGACGGGGGCTGCTCCGGTGATTGCCCAGTTGGCGCGCGAAGAGGGCGCCCTGACCGTGGGCGTCGTGACCAAACCCTTCACCTTCGAGGGCAAGAAGCGCCGCAAGCAGGCGGATCTAGGCCTGTCGCAGCTGAACGAGCAGGTCGACACACTGATCACGATCCCCAACGAAAAGCTGCTGTCGCTGGCGGACGACGACCTGACTTTCGTCGAAGCCTTCCGCAAGGCGGACGAAGTCTTGTTCCAAGCCGTGAAGGGCATCAGTGATCTGATCACGCTGGACGGCATCGTGAACGTCGACTTCGCCGACGTACGCACGGTGATGAGCTGCATGGGTCGCGCACTGATGGGCACCGGTTGCGCCAAGGGCGAGGGTCGGGCTCGCCTGGCTGCCGAACACGCGATCACGTCGCCTTTGCTCGACAACATCAGCGTTGAAGGCGCGACTGGCGTCCTGATCAACGTCGTCGGCGGTGCGGAACTCAAGATGAAGGAGATCCAAGAGGCGGCGACGCTGATTCAGGAGCAGGCGCATGAAGACGCGAACATCATCTTCGGTGCCAGCATCGACGACACGATGGGTGATGCGATCAAGGTGACCGTGATCGCGACGGGCTTTGATCAGGCGGAACCCAGCATCCACGTGGAGATGCCCGAAGAAGCGCCGCGGACCGTCAACCGCTTCGACCGTCGGGACGCGCTGCGTGAGGGCTTCAGCTCGAGTGCGCCGCCGTCGCGCGCCGCGGTCTCCAGTCGCAGTGAGCCTTCGGTGGCCTTCGCGCCCTCGCGCCGCTCCGCCGCCGTGGCTGCCAGTCTGCAGGCGCCCTCCACGGGTCTGCCGGTGCGCGAGCGCATCACGTTTCCGTCCAGCCTCGACCATGACGATTGGGACACACCCGCGTTCCAACGTCGCGGTGGCGGCTGA
- the ftsA gene encoding cell division protein FtsA translates to MRYPLDTPEIVVGLDLGTTKVSAVVGEIDADGITILGVGNVPCRGLRKGVVSNIEWTVRSIREAVDAAQTMAGVEIQTVYAGVAGSHIRSLMSDGVCAISGREVTRADLERVLEGARAIPVDADRMILHALPREYVVDNQDGIRDPIGMSGVRLQVRVNLVTAATSCVQNVIRCVERCGLSVADVVLEPLASADAVLSEDEKEIGVAVIDIGGGTTDLILYADGGIAHTSVIPAGGNNITSDVAAGLRTPVAEAERLKRNYGCALGRMIADDEEIEVPGVGGHAPRRVARRLLSDIIEPRVEEIFSEARRRIEETGLLEQVSSGAVLTGGASLMEGMTECAEEILGMPVRLGFPVGVKGIVQLVQGPQYATGVGLVRYGADHLAEAHGRGEVQRVPVAEEPEARDRKNGFWGWLRAAF, encoded by the coding sequence ATGAGATACCCCCTGGACACACCTGAAATCGTCGTGGGGCTCGACCTGGGCACGACGAAGGTGTCCGCGGTCGTGGGCGAGATCGACGCCGACGGCATCACCATCCTGGGCGTGGGCAACGTCCCATGTCGCGGGCTGCGCAAGGGCGTCGTCAGCAACATCGAATGGACCGTGCGGAGCATTCGTGAGGCCGTCGACGCCGCGCAGACCATGGCCGGTGTCGAGATCCAGACGGTGTACGCGGGTGTGGCCGGCAGCCACATTCGCAGCCTGATGAGCGACGGAGTGTGCGCCATCAGTGGACGCGAAGTCACCCGCGCCGATCTGGAGCGCGTGTTGGAAGGCGCGCGGGCCATTCCCGTCGACGCCGACCGCATGATCCTCCACGCCTTGCCGCGCGAGTACGTGGTCGACAATCAAGACGGTATTCGTGACCCCATCGGCATGAGCGGCGTACGGCTGCAGGTGCGCGTCAACCTGGTCACCGCCGCCACGAGCTGCGTGCAGAACGTGATTCGCTGTGTGGAGCGTTGCGGCCTGTCCGTTGCCGACGTGGTGCTCGAGCCTCTGGCCAGCGCAGACGCCGTGCTCTCCGAGGACGAGAAGGAAATCGGCGTGGCCGTCATCGACATCGGGGGCGGGACGACGGACCTGATCCTCTACGCAGATGGGGGAATCGCCCACACTTCCGTGATCCCCGCGGGAGGCAACAACATCACCAGCGACGTGGCAGCTGGCTTGCGAACCCCCGTTGCCGAGGCTGAGCGCCTCAAGCGCAACTACGGCTGCGCCCTCGGGCGCATGATCGCGGACGACGAAGAGATCGAGGTCCCGGGGGTCGGGGGTCATGCACCGCGGCGGGTGGCTCGGCGCTTGCTGTCGGACATCATCGAACCTCGCGTGGAAGAGATCTTCAGCGAGGCACGTCGGCGTATCGAGGAAACCGGTCTGCTCGAGCAAGTCAGCTCGGGTGCGGTGCTCACCGGCGGCGCTTCGTTGATGGAGGGCATGACGGAGTGCGCTGAGGAAATCCTCGGCATGCCGGTGCGCTTGGGCTTCCCGGTAGGCGTGAAGGGTATCGTCCAACTGGTGCAAGGGCCGCAGTACGCCACGGGCGTGGGCCTGGTGCGCTACGGCGCCGACCACCTCGCGGAGGCACACGGACGGGGCGAGGTGCAGCGCGTGCCCGTGGCCGAAGAGCCCGAAGCGCGCGATCGCAAGAACGGATTTTGGGGCTGGCTTCGAGCCGCTTTCTGA
- a CDS encoding FtsQ-type POTRA domain-containing protein: MSRKRRMHGDHVAAPEERGSVEGESPLPPAAKARRAVAGRSVPPPASSGWSKLWSGVKLLSGVLLVVGISVAVAWGAHRYALTTPRFAIRKVEVQGTSKRSDDQILALMQTKVGDNIFALDTALAEQRVIQDPWIKEVKITRDLPGTLRVELKERSPAALASIGDQIYLVTRGGEPFKVMEDGDPFDLPVITGITPTGVANHRQREVERMASAIEVLRHWERIDLSKTYPAQEVNLTPAGDAVLSVGKNGVALHLGPGPWRKKLLMAERVMLRMSAKGRMPGVVFLDNVAHPERVVVRMR; encoded by the coding sequence ATGAGCCGCAAGCGCCGCATGCACGGAGATCACGTGGCCGCCCCCGAAGAACGTGGGAGCGTGGAGGGAGAAAGCCCTCTGCCGCCGGCAGCCAAGGCGCGCCGGGCTGTCGCGGGTCGCAGCGTGCCACCACCAGCGAGCAGCGGTTGGAGCAAGCTCTGGTCCGGGGTGAAGCTGCTGTCCGGCGTGCTGCTAGTCGTGGGCATCAGCGTGGCCGTCGCCTGGGGAGCGCACCGCTACGCTCTCACTACGCCGCGATTCGCCATCCGCAAGGTGGAGGTCCAGGGAACGAGCAAGCGAAGCGACGACCAGATCTTGGCGCTGATGCAGACCAAGGTCGGCGACAACATCTTTGCCTTGGATACCGCGTTGGCAGAGCAGCGTGTGATCCAGGATCCCTGGATCAAGGAAGTGAAGATCACTCGCGACCTGCCGGGCACCCTGCGCGTGGAACTGAAGGAGCGCAGTCCGGCAGCACTCGCCAGCATTGGCGATCAGATCTACCTCGTGACACGCGGGGGTGAACCCTTCAAAGTGATGGAAGATGGGGACCCCTTCGACCTGCCTGTGATCACCGGCATCACGCCGACAGGGGTTGCCAACCATCGACAACGTGAAGTCGAGCGCATGGCAAGTGCGATCGAAGTGCTGCGCCACTGGGAGCGCATCGACCTGTCGAAGACCTATCCCGCCCAGGAGGTCAATCTCACGCCGGCGGGGGACGCCGTGCTCAGCGTCGGCAAGAACGGTGTCGCGCTGCACTTGGGTCCTGGTCCCTGGCGCAAGAAGCTGCTCATGGCGGAGCGGGTCATGCTGCGCATGAGCGCCAAGGGGCGCATGCCCGGGGTGGTGTTTTTGGACAATGTGGCCCATCCCGAGCGGGTGGTCGTACGTATGCGGTGA